The following coding sequences are from one Deinococcus roseus window:
- a CDS encoding UbiA family prenyltransferase, translated as MQRWITYQKERFPLLAHFPLVLLTSWCVLSFASSAAVRLTGMLAVTCLILGLFFQLRVFDEYKDFEEDKAHRPYRPVPRGLITLRELRNAALFIAGFQFTTTYVWNYPSLTLLLVCWIYMILMGKEFFNPEWLKKQPLLYMLSHLPIVGLIQLYAASFVWDLNFPQKAWVLFVVSLSGGALLEFGRKIRPAEKEEPGVQTYSAIWGIEKALLTWFLAGSVGVFALGYFHGGWLVLSIFYLLMFPFAVVAAVRKTAALLKHVELLSALWIVLMYLALARFP; from the coding sequence ATGCAACGCTGGATCACGTACCAGAAAGAGCGTTTTCCGCTGCTGGCCCACTTCCCACTGGTCCTGTTGACCAGCTGGTGTGTGCTGTCCTTTGCCAGTTCTGCTGCGGTGCGCCTGACCGGAATGCTGGCCGTGACCTGCCTGATTCTGGGGCTGTTCTTTCAGCTCAGGGTCTTCGATGAATACAAGGATTTTGAAGAGGACAAGGCCCACCGTCCTTACCGTCCGGTCCCCAGAGGACTGATCACCCTGCGGGAGTTGCGCAATGCAGCCCTCTTCATTGCAGGTTTTCAGTTCACGACCACCTATGTGTGGAACTACCCCTCTTTGACCCTGCTGCTGGTCTGCTGGATTTACATGATCCTGATGGGCAAGGAGTTCTTCAACCCCGAATGGCTGAAAAAGCAGCCCCTGCTGTACATGCTTTCCCACCTGCCCATCGTGGGCCTGATCCAGCTTTATGCTGCAAGTTTTGTGTGGGATCTGAATTTTCCACAGAAAGCCTGGGTGCTTTTTGTGGTCAGTCTTTCAGGAGGGGCACTGCTGGAATTCGGACGCAAAATCCGGCCTGCAGAAAAAGAAGAACCCGGTGTGCAAACCTACAGCGCCATCTGGGGCATCGAAAAAGCCCTGCTGACCTGGTTTCTGGCAGGCAGCGTGGGGGTGTTTGCGCTGGGCTACTTTCATGGGGGCTGGCTGGTGCTCTCCATTTTTTACCTGTTGATGTTTCCTTTCGCGGTGGTGGCGGCTGTGCGCAAAACAGCTGCCCTCCTCAAACACGTTGAACTGCTCAGTGCCCTGTGGATCGTGCTGATGTACCTGGCCCTGGCCCGGTTCCCCTGA
- a CDS encoding cytochrome P450 → MTQILKGGVQKTNREPIPTHRVSKDTKGNWHVYGFDEARQVLRSDVTTQAGFLAETVRGVKGLSNQPVLFMDGEEHRTYRSEVAKYFSPTTVEKYRPMMEQFVDAFLKDAVQKKTINLSEISLRIAVRVAGQVVGLTESDPDKMSERLEAFFQQDPSREAPKWIQIVRFLQNQVKLFRFYNQDVKPAVKARMKTPKEDVISHTLGKGYSSMEVLTECITYGAAGMVTTREFIQVAAWHLLEHPRLKDRYLVASEKERMAILGEILRLEPVVGQLFRRMQGDLELQSDNQIFPLKKGDLVVLHVYGANEDTCTVGEQPREVCPHRDLPRGVQAQVMSFGDGHHRCPGAFLALQETDIFLTRFLKLPVKFKAPQMTWNELIQGYELRNFQLEIG, encoded by the coding sequence ATGACCCAGATTTTGAAAGGCGGCGTGCAGAAAACCAACCGTGAGCCCATTCCCACCCATCGGGTGTCTAAAGACACCAAAGGCAACTGGCATGTGTATGGTTTTGACGAGGCCCGTCAGGTGCTGCGCAGCGATGTCACCACCCAGGCCGGATTTCTGGCTGAAACGGTGCGCGGGGTCAAGGGCCTCAGCAACCAGCCCGTTTTGTTCATGGATGGGGAAGAACACCGCACCTACCGCTCCGAAGTGGCAAAATACTTCTCGCCCACCACGGTGGAAAAGTACCGCCCCATGATGGAACAGTTCGTGGACGCCTTTTTGAAGGACGCCGTGCAGAAAAAGACCATCAACCTCTCGGAAATCAGCTTGCGCATTGCGGTGCGGGTGGCCGGTCAGGTGGTGGGCCTCACGGAAAGCGACCCCGATAAAATGTCCGAGCGCTTGGAAGCCTTCTTCCAGCAGGATCCCAGCCGGGAAGCTCCGAAATGGATCCAGATCGTGCGCTTTTTGCAAAACCAGGTGAAGCTCTTTCGCTTCTACAACCAGGATGTGAAGCCTGCCGTCAAAGCCCGCATGAAAACCCCAAAAGAAGACGTGATCAGCCACACGCTGGGCAAAGGGTATTCCAGCATGGAGGTCCTGACCGAATGCATCACTTATGGGGCTGCAGGCATGGTCACCACCCGTGAATTCATTCAGGTGGCTGCCTGGCACCTGCTGGAACACCCCAGACTCAAAGACCGGTATCTGGTCGCCTCCGAAAAAGAACGCATGGCCATCCTGGGCGAGATCCTGCGCCTTGAGCCGGTGGTGGGCCAGCTGTTCCGCCGCATGCAGGGCGATCTGGAGCTGCAAAGCGACAACCAGATTTTCCCCCTCAAAAAAGGCGATCTGGTGGTGCTGCACGTGTATGGGGCCAACGAGGACACCTGCACAGTGGGAGAGCAGCCCAGAGAGGTGTGCCCCCACAGGGACCTTCCCAGAGGGGTGCAGGCCCAGGTGATGAGTTTCGGAGATGGACACCACCGCTGCCCCGGGGCTTTTCTGGCTTTGCAGGAAACCGACATCTTCCTGACCCGTTTCCTGAAATTGCCTGTGAAGTTCAAGGCCCCCCAGATGACCTGGAATGAACTGATTCAGGGCTATGAACTGCGCAATTTCCAGCTGGAGATCGGGTAA
- a CDS encoding ArsR/SmtB family transcription factor: MDEVLLKLKALADPTRLKIIGLLRSICDKKDSEPQDPQDPTSYGISISQSLGLTQPTVSHHMKVLVEAGLVKATREGNTVYYSLNGEGFKPLTQFLEHHQNAPTCD; the protein is encoded by the coding sequence ATGGACGAGGTGCTGCTCAAACTCAAAGCCCTCGCAGACCCCACACGCCTCAAGATCATTGGGCTTTTGCGTTCCATCTGCGACAAGAAAGACAGCGAACCCCAGGACCCGCAGGACCCCACCTCTTATGGCATCAGCATCAGCCAGAGCCTGGGCCTCACCCAGCCCACGGTCAGCCACCACATGAAAGTGCTGGTGGAAGCGGGACTGGTCAAAGCCACCCGCGAAGGGAACACCGTTTACTACTCCCTCAACGGAGAAGGCTTCAAACCCCTCACCCAGTTTCTGGAACACCACCAGAACGCCCCCACCTGCGACTGA
- a CDS encoding MarR family winged helix-turn-helix transcriptional regulator — MQSNDVAPEVPDFTQRSTASFRFLCAYWLVGQALVAKVESAIQTEENMDLRELIVLSYLAAGTSYPSEVAQHILLPRYEVSRTLDKLLKKGLIERQVDEKDARRMQFTVTRQGLEAQLRALQMTEDAASPLLSQLENPDTFVNQIETLSQLAQEDVK, encoded by the coding sequence ATGCAATCAAATGATGTGGCCCCGGAAGTCCCCGATTTCACCCAGCGCAGCACCGCCAGTTTTCGCTTTCTGTGCGCGTACTGGCTGGTGGGACAGGCCCTGGTGGCAAAAGTGGAATCTGCCATCCAGACCGAAGAAAACATGGATCTGCGGGAACTGATCGTGCTGTCTTACCTGGCTGCGGGCACCAGTTATCCCAGCGAGGTGGCCCAGCACATCCTGCTCCCCAGATACGAGGTCAGTCGCACCCTGGACAAACTGCTGAAAAAAGGCCTGATCGAGCGGCAGGTGGATGAAAAAGACGCCCGACGCATGCAATTCACGGTGACCCGCCAGGGCCTCGAAGCGCAGCTGAGGGCCTTGCAGATGACCGAAGATGCAGCCTCTCCTTTGCTCTCCCAGCTTGAAAACCCGGACACTTTTGTGAACCAGATCGAAACCCTCTCCCAGCTTGCCCAGGAGGATGTCAAATGA
- a CDS encoding helix-turn-helix domain-containing protein has product MGSKVKVRLLSEEEVQYIQHQLKSKDAFTVRRSQILLASHEGQVVSQIARSLRIATQTVRNTFRAFEADGLASLHEKSHRPHSMLPHIDESALQRLHALLQQKPRDFGMQNEHWTLEKLAQVSFEQGITSEKMSYESMRRALKRLDVNWKRATSWITSQDPNYTVKKTNGHD; this is encoded by the coding sequence ATGGGCAGCAAAGTCAAGGTCCGGCTCCTCAGCGAGGAAGAAGTCCAGTACATTCAACATCAGCTCAAATCTAAAGATGCGTTCACCGTCCGGCGTAGCCAGATTCTCCTGGCCAGCCATGAGGGCCAGGTGGTCTCCCAGATCGCCCGATCCCTCAGGATTGCCACCCAGACCGTGCGCAATACCTTCCGTGCCTTTGAAGCTGATGGTTTAGCGAGCCTGCACGAAAAATCTCATCGGCCCCATAGCATGCTGCCTCACATCGACGAATCCGCCTTACAACGCCTCCATGCTCTACTGCAACAAAAACCCCGAGATTTTGGAATGCAAAACGAACACTGGACGCTGGAAAAGCTAGCTCAGGTCAGCTTCGAGCAAGGCATCACCAGTGAGAAGATGAGCTACGAAAGCATGCGTCGGGCTTTAAAACGGTTGGACGTGAACTGGAAACGGGCCACCTCCTGGATCACGTCACAAGATCCCAACTACACGGTCAAAAAAACCAACGGGCACGACTGA
- a CDS encoding transposase has product MDEVWWSRFAQPKRALWTGQNRSKVEAPQWQAGDEDPKALACYGLLRADTEEMMLRFVQGRPISAVTCDFLQWLTQELGKQGKKALLLVWDNASWHISKQVTSWIKQHNRKAKATGGVRILSCLLPKRSPWLNPIEPKWLHGKRAVMPAQGLLSAEELESRVCAYYGCPKLKPLAQPLS; this is encoded by the coding sequence ATGGATGAGGTGTGGTGGAGTCGCTTTGCTCAGCCGAAAAGAGCCCTGTGGACGGGTCAGAACCGCTCCAAAGTGGAGGCCCCTCAGTGGCAAGCCGGAGATGAAGATCCCAAAGCGCTGGCATGCTACGGCTTGCTGAGGGCCGACACCGAAGAAATGATGCTGCGTTTTGTGCAGGGTCGACCCATCAGCGCTGTGACCTGTGACTTTCTACAGTGGCTCACTCAGGAACTGGGTAAGCAGGGCAAAAAGGCGTTGCTGCTGGTCTGGGACAACGCCAGTTGGCACATCAGCAAGCAGGTCACCTCCTGGATCAAGCAGCACAACCGAAAGGCCAAAGCAACAGGTGGGGTGCGGATCTTGAGTTGTTTATTGCCGAAGAGAAGCCCGTGGCTGAATCCCATTGAACCGAAATGGCTGCATGGGAAACGGGCGGTGATGCCCGCTCAGGGCTTGCTTTCGGCGGAGGAGCTGGAGTCTCGGGTCTGCGCTTACTATGGTTGCCCGAAATTAAAGCCCCTTGCACAACCTCTTTCGTGA
- a CDS encoding AAA family ATPase, which yields MDIVLLMGLQASGKTSFYRQVFKETHVHISKDLWKNNKPYKQQKLLLESLNAGRSVVIDNTSPTREERAALIQTAKTREAKVIGYYFQSRLQDCLERNQNRDRQVPALGLYATFKKLQLPSLEEGFEALFYVELAEGTFVVSPWEEP from the coding sequence ATGGACATTGTGTTGCTGATGGGACTTCAGGCTTCGGGAAAAACCTCTTTCTACAGACAGGTTTTCAAGGAAACCCATGTGCACATCAGCAAAGACCTCTGGAAGAACAACAAACCCTACAAACAGCAGAAACTGCTGCTGGAAAGCCTGAATGCAGGCCGCAGCGTGGTGATCGACAACACCAGTCCCACCCGTGAAGAGCGTGCAGCCCTGATTCAGACGGCAAAAACCCGTGAAGCAAAAGTGATCGGGTATTATTTCCAGTCCAGGCTGCAAGATTGCCTGGAGCGCAACCAGAACCGGGACCGACAGGTGCCTGCACTGGGCCTGTATGCCACCTTCAAGAAGCTGCAGTTGCCGTCTCTGGAAGAAGGCTTTGAGGCACTGTTTTACGTGGAACTTGCCGAAGGCACTTTTGTGGTGTCTCCCTGGGAGGAACCATGA
- a CDS encoding cupin domain-containing protein — MKTDNLFANVHLKPAEGFHVRPFSGENTTLLHIQLEAGKIAPRHNHIHEQLTLVVSGELEYELDGEIRVLTAGEVVFVPSNAFHSAKALTSTVVIEAFSPARTDLQEKLAALEAEQQS, encoded by the coding sequence ATGAAAACCGACAACCTTTTTGCAAACGTGCACCTCAAGCCCGCAGAGGGCTTTCATGTGCGCCCCTTCAGCGGAGAAAACACCACCCTGCTGCACATCCAGCTGGAAGCAGGCAAAATTGCCCCCAGACACAACCACATCCACGAACAGCTCACCCTGGTGGTTTCGGGTGAACTGGAATACGAACTGGACGGTGAAATCCGGGTTTTGACTGCCGGAGAAGTGGTCTTCGTGCCTTCCAATGCTTTCCACAGTGCAAAAGCCCTGACCAGCACCGTGGTGATCGAGGCTTTCTCTCCTGCACGCACCGATCTGCAAGAGAAACTCGCTGCCCTGGAAGCCGAACAACAAAGCTGA
- a CDS encoding tRNA(His) guanylyltransferase Thg1 family protein has translation MKKPNKQDLDVRMRQREVYHNLTLVPGMWAVVRLDGRSFSRFTQQFYQKPFDNRFKDAMVQTATALMKDLHGLYGWTSSDEISILLPPGWAGFGRSLEKTLSLSASLAGSTFSLQVGQAVQFDSRIWLGATLADVLDYFQWRQEDSARCALQGWAYWTLRQQGKTAQEVTQLLEGTDAAFKNELLFQQGINFNETPLWQRRGIGIYTAQVSKTGFNPILQQEVMVQRNVLVQKDDLPMKEAYRDFLGDLLQ, from the coding sequence ATGAAAAAACCCAACAAACAGGATCTGGATGTTCGGATGCGCCAGAGGGAGGTCTACCACAACCTGACCCTGGTTCCGGGCATGTGGGCGGTGGTGCGTCTGGATGGGCGCTCCTTCTCCAGGTTCACCCAGCAGTTTTACCAGAAGCCCTTCGACAACAGGTTTAAGGACGCCATGGTCCAAACAGCCACAGCCCTGATGAAAGACCTGCATGGCCTTTATGGCTGGACCTCCAGCGACGAAATTTCCATTTTGCTGCCTCCAGGCTGGGCTGGCTTTGGGCGCTCGCTGGAAAAAACCCTTTCCTTGTCTGCCAGTCTTGCAGGCAGCACCTTCAGTTTGCAGGTGGGTCAGGCGGTGCAGTTTGACAGCCGCATCTGGCTGGGTGCCACGCTTGCAGATGTGCTGGATTACTTTCAGTGGCGGCAGGAGGACAGTGCCCGCTGTGCTTTGCAGGGCTGGGCCTACTGGACCCTCAGACAGCAGGGAAAAACCGCCCAGGAGGTCACCCAGCTGCTGGAGGGCACGGACGCCGCTTTCAAGAACGAATTGCTGTTCCAGCAGGGCATCAACTTCAACGAAACCCCCCTCTGGCAACGCAGAGGAATCGGGATTTACACCGCTCAGGTCAGCAAGACGGGCTTCAATCCCATTTTGCAGCAGGAGGTCATGGTGCAGAGAAATGTGCTGGTCCAGAAAGACGATTTGCCCATGAAAGAAGCGTATCGGGATTTTCTGGGTGACCTCCTGCAATGA
- the solA gene encoding N-methyl-L-tryptophan oxidase translates to MTQVLIIGAGLNGLSCAYAAWKQGHQVTVIEQFSLGHTLGSSHGESRIIRYSYGHPEYVRLAKRAYPLWHELEDQLELKIIHPVGGIDLAPSGHPVLQQHMNALQTENIDFELLSGPEASERFPQFHLPDSESVLFQKDAGILKPDEVLPALARFLRKQGVSIQENTPVLSAEHGKVVTERWTYQPDHVLVCAGAWVNRLLPAPLPLQVTEEQLSYFAVPDQKFHYPNMPVFIDLVRGPYGFPQLDRPGVKLGLHHHGPTVTPENRTFAHQPDKTRYLADWMARFMPEVSATPLENITCLYTNTPDEDFVVDRMGDHLTVVSACSGHGFKFGPATGELALQRALQTPDAFSGFFLADFQQE, encoded by the coding sequence ATGACCCAGGTGCTGATCATTGGAGCAGGTTTGAACGGTCTGTCTTGTGCTTACGCCGCCTGGAAACAGGGGCATCAGGTCACGGTCATCGAGCAGTTTTCGCTGGGCCACACGCTGGGCAGCAGCCACGGAGAGTCGCGCATCATCCGTTATTCTTACGGGCACCCAGAATATGTGCGGCTGGCAAAACGGGCCTACCCCCTCTGGCATGAACTGGAAGACCAGCTTGAACTGAAGATCATCCATCCGGTGGGCGGCATTGATCTGGCTCCCAGCGGGCATCCTGTTCTGCAGCAGCACATGAATGCCCTGCAAACAGAAAACATTGATTTTGAACTGCTGTCTGGTCCTGAGGCCAGTGAACGCTTTCCGCAGTTTCACCTGCCTGACAGCGAATCGGTGCTGTTCCAGAAAGACGCTGGCATCCTCAAACCCGATGAGGTGTTGCCCGCTCTGGCCCGTTTCCTGAGAAAACAGGGCGTGAGCATTCAGGAGAACACCCCGGTGCTGTCTGCAGAGCACGGAAAAGTGGTCACCGAACGCTGGACCTACCAGCCAGACCATGTGCTGGTCTGTGCCGGGGCCTGGGTGAACCGCCTCTTGCCTGCCCCCCTCCCCTTGCAGGTCACCGAAGAGCAACTGAGCTATTTTGCAGTGCCTGACCAGAAATTCCATTACCCCAACATGCCTGTTTTCATTGATCTGGTGCGGGGTCCTTATGGCTTTCCACAGTTGGACAGGCCCGGCGTCAAACTGGGTTTGCACCACCATGGCCCAACCGTCACCCCGGAAAACCGCACTTTTGCCCACCAGCCAGACAAAACCCGTTATCTGGCAGACTGGATGGCCCGCTTCATGCCTGAAGTGTCTGCAACGCCGCTGGAAAACATCACCTGCCTGTACACCAACACCCCAGACGAGGATTTCGTGGTGGACCGCATGGGAGACCATCTGACGGTGGTTTCTGCCTGCTCCGGGCACGGGTTCAAGTTTGGCCCGGCCACCGGAGAACTGGCCCTGCAAAGGGCCCTGCAAACCCCAGATGCCTTCTCGGGGTTTTTTCTGGCAGATTTTCAGCAGGAATGA
- a CDS encoding OsmC family protein: MTVKSAEATWNGTLKAGKGHLKLESGVYEGGYTFAGRFENGKGTNPEELIAAAHSGCYTMFLSALLSEKGLDPERLHTTAKVHLGAGPTVTKIELFLEAQVSGISEEDLRATAQEAKEKCPISKLLAAVPEMTLDIKVL, encoded by the coding sequence ATGACCGTGAAAAGCGCAGAAGCCACCTGGAACGGAACCCTCAAAGCAGGAAAAGGCCACCTCAAACTGGAAAGCGGCGTGTACGAAGGCGGATACACCTTCGCTGGTCGCTTTGAAAATGGCAAGGGCACCAACCCCGAAGAACTGATTGCCGCTGCCCACTCTGGCTGTTACACCATGTTCCTCAGTGCCCTGCTCAGCGAAAAAGGCCTGGACCCTGAGAGATTGCACACCACCGCCAAAGTGCACCTGGGTGCAGGTCCCACCGTCACCAAAATTGAACTGTTCCTGGAAGCCCAGGTCAGCGGCATCAGCGAAGAAGACCTGCGCGCCACCGCACAGGAAGCCAAGGAGAAGTGCCCCATCTCCAAACTGCTGGCTGCTGTCCCCGAAATGACCCTGGACATCAAAGTCCTGTAA
- a CDS encoding MBL fold metallo-hydrolase, which produces MIHFSILGEPSQDNAVLATINTSQSIHRLLFDCGEGVLTSLPYSEVQAIDHLFFSHFHMDHVSGFDAYFRANFNRTSKENHIWGPPGAAKILQHRFQGFWWNHAADLDALWQVHEVHADHIQTTHFLAHEAFSVAYPQPVRPHSSVILEHEAFSVQALPLSHHGVSLGYRVQEKPRTNIDMTKLAALGLKPGPWMQHLKDPQYQQETLEVAGQAHSTQDLRKALLIQKQQGSLAYITDLLIDDAARKHLLPFLQGVETLVCESQFHPQDLELAVKNHHTTPDLVAAVARDAGVGNLFLFHVSQRYRRETWQEMLQIARSIFPNSHFADHWGM; this is translated from the coding sequence ATGATTCATTTTTCGATTCTGGGGGAACCCTCCCAGGACAATGCGGTGCTGGCGACCATCAACACCAGCCAGAGCATTCACCGCCTGCTTTTCGATTGTGGCGAGGGGGTTTTGACTTCCCTCCCTTACTCCGAGGTGCAGGCCATCGACCACCTGTTCTTTTCACATTTTCACATGGACCATGTTTCGGGATTTGATGCGTATTTCCGGGCGAATTTCAACCGGACCAGCAAAGAAAACCACATCTGGGGACCGCCTGGGGCTGCAAAGATCCTGCAGCACCGCTTTCAGGGCTTCTGGTGGAACCATGCAGCAGACCTGGACGCCCTCTGGCAGGTGCATGAAGTGCATGCAGACCACATCCAGACCACCCATTTTCTGGCCCATGAAGCTTTTTCAGTGGCTTACCCTCAGCCTGTCCGGCCACACTCCAGCGTGATTCTGGAACACGAGGCATTCAGTGTGCAGGCCCTGCCCCTGTCGCACCATGGGGTTTCACTGGGATACCGGGTGCAGGAGAAACCCAGAACCAACATCGACATGACAAAACTTGCCGCACTGGGCCTCAAACCTGGCCCCTGGATGCAGCACCTGAAAGACCCCCAGTACCAGCAGGAGACTTTGGAGGTGGCTGGACAGGCACACTCCACCCAGGATCTGCGAAAGGCCCTCCTCATTCAGAAACAGCAGGGGTCTCTGGCCTACATCACGGACCTTTTGATTGATGATGCGGCCAGAAAACACCTTCTGCCCTTTCTGCAGGGGGTGGAAACCCTGGTCTGTGAGAGCCAGTTTCATCCTCAGGACCTGGAACTGGCTGTCAAAAACCACCACACCACCCCGGATCTGGTGGCTGCAGTGGCCCGCGATGCAGGAGTGGGAAACCTGTTTCTGTTTCACGTGTCCCAGCGGTACCGCAGGGAGACCTGGCAGGAGATGCTGCAAATTGCCCGCAGCATTTTTCCCAACAGCCACTTTGCAGACCACTGGGGAATGTGA
- a CDS encoding MarR family winged helix-turn-helix transcriptional regulator produces MTDLLPTAPEPEVGLEDLLCFDVYATSRLIIRAYQPLLEHLNLTYPQYLVMVLLWEGQPHTVKTLGLRLELDSGTLSPLLKRLEQMGLITRTRLKHDEREVGIALTELGLHKKTEAQHIPEQMACMMCLTPAQMVALQQQLRDLRAALKANGLKD; encoded by the coding sequence ATGACCGACCTGCTGCCCACTGCTCCTGAACCCGAGGTGGGTCTGGAAGATTTGCTGTGCTTCGATGTGTACGCCACTTCCAGATTGATCATCCGGGCCTACCAGCCTTTGCTGGAACACCTGAACCTGACCTACCCGCAGTATCTGGTGATGGTGCTGTTGTGGGAAGGCCAGCCCCACACCGTCAAAACTCTGGGCCTGAGGCTGGAACTGGATTCTGGAACGCTTTCTCCGCTGCTCAAACGCCTGGAACAGATGGGGCTGATCACCCGCACCCGCCTGAAACACGATGAACGCGAAGTGGGCATTGCCCTGACCGAACTGGGCCTGCACAAGAAAACCGAGGCCCAGCACATCCCCGAACAGATGGCCTGCATGATGTGCCTGACCCCTGCCCAGATGGTGGCCTTGCAGCAGCAACTCCGCGATTTGCGCGCAGCCCTCAAAGCCAATGGCCTGAAAGACTGA